From Thamnophis elegans isolate rThaEle1 chromosome 12, rThaEle1.pri, whole genome shotgun sequence, one genomic window encodes:
- the OSCP1 gene encoding protein OSCP1 isoform X1: MAPTGDGATAEGGKSHMRLQSRSLLTPRLHDLQTLFQLLLFLMNDIIGGIFNKNFMDELFKPQELYSRKALRAVFERLVHASIMRLNAPSMDKLYDLMTMAFKYQVLLCPRPKDLLLITFNHLDAIKDFVYESHKILNQIDVTMRKFIDTYVLLSAGELQLIRQTLLIFFQDIHIRVSILLKDKVQNSNGHFVLPTSSSVPWGTEIPGLIRLYNNKEDEIQRIEFSSGGNYVLPYREGSFDLHGDRVIRLGTNIYSISRPVETDVSGATKNLASRVKENTAPNPLAKEELDLLARLMGGLEIKKPLVKEGGFHLNLFTTDEEEEHAALTHPEELSYQVLNIHADQDQQRNEELDRIMGEFEMSEQHNETNSKECDLLAMMDKL; this comes from the exons ATGGCGCCAACaggtgacggagccacagcagagggaggaaagagccacatgcgactccagagccgcagtttgctgacccctagACTACATGATCTCCAGACTCTTTTCCAACTCCTTTTATTCT TGATGAATGACATCATTGGGGGCATCTTCAATAAAAATTTTATGGATGAGCTGTTTAAGCCACAGGAACTCTATTCCAGGAAAGCCCTAAGGGCAGTTTTTGAGCGGTTGGTTCATGCCTCCATCATGAGACTAAATGCCCCCAGTATGGATAAG CTTTATGATCTAATGACTATGGCTTTCAAGTACCAAGTTCTCCTCTGCCCTCGACCCAAGGACCTTCTGCTCATCACTTTCAACCATCTGGATGCAATTAAGGATTTTGTCTATGAATCACACAAAATTCTGAACCAAATTGATGTTACCATGCGCAAGTTCATTGAT ACCTACGTCTTGCTCTCTGCTGGGGAACTTCAGCTCATCCGCCAAACGCTGCTCATCTTTTTCCAGGATATACATATCAGG GTTTCCATTCTCTTAAAAGATAAAGTGCAGAATTCCAATGGCCATTTTGTGCTGCCAACCTCAAGTTCAGTTCCTTGGGGGACAGAGATCCCTGGACTCATCAG ACTTTATAACAATAAAGAAGATGAAATTCAGAGGATCGAGTTCAGCAGTGGAGGAAATTATGTTCTTCCGTATCGGGAAGGCTCTTTTGACCTTCATGGAGACAGAGTCATTAGACTGGGAACAAACAT ATACAGCATCAGCCGGCCTGTAGAGACAGATGTATCAGGGGCCACCAAAAACTTGGCATCTCGTGTTAAG GAGAACACTGCTCCCAACCCTCTTGCTAAAGAAGAGCTGGATTTATTAGCCAGGCTGATGGGTGGCTTGGAGATCAAGAAGCCCCTAGTCAAAGAGGGTGGTTTTCATCTGAATCTTTTCACCACTGATGAGGAGGAAGA ACACGCTGCCCTGACTCATCCAGAGGAGTTATCCTATCAAGTTCTCAATATCCATGCAGACCAG